The following proteins are co-located in the Nitrospiria bacterium genome:
- a CDS encoding VOC family protein: MIKKLLHTRMRVNDMEETLRFYRDILGLKVVERSRSPRGSELAFLKTPNSDELIEICSFPTSGRVRVQEDLVHLAFEVYDLDQTIAQLKDKGIPITDGPTVSSSGSRFCFIDAPDRYEIELIEKPQKKK; encoded by the coding sequence ATGATCAAAAAACTGCTTCATACCCGGATGCGGGTCAATGACATGGAGGAGACCCTCCGTTTCTATCGGGACATTTTGGGATTGAAGGTGGTGGAACGAAGCCGGTCCCCGCGGGGGTCCGAGCTGGCCTTTCTTAAAACGCCGAACAGCGACGAACTGATCGAGATCTGCTCGTTTCCGACCAGCGGAAGGGTCCGGGTGCAGGAGGATCTTGTGCATCTCGCCTTCGAGGTGTACGACCTCGATCAAACCATCGCGCAACTCAAAGATAAAGGGATCCCGATCACGGACGGACCGACCGTCAGCTCGTCGGGAAGCCGCTTCTGTTTTATCGATGCCCCGGACCGGTACGAGATCGAGCTGATTGAGAAACCCCAAAAGAAAAAATGA
- the uvrC gene encoding excinuclease ABC subunit UvrC → MDLQQKLTHLPSQSGVYLLKGRGGTILYIGKAKVLSDRVRSYFQEGAQLTPRIRSLVDHVGDVECLVTATELEALILENNLIKKHRPKYNVVLRDDKNYPYLRLPLQDDYPRLEIVRRVKPDGALYYGPYVPTHALRETLRLLRRLFPLPNCNIVIDGTAERACIEFEIKRCLAPCTGHQSREGYREMMGQVRLFLEGKDNELLKILKNRMEVEAARLNFEEAARLRDQVAHIERTLERQRITTTDLADLDVIATARAGETLDFQVLFIRGGMVVGRKDFFMTIPGDASEEDLYGTFIQQFYNKEGLVPPIVVAAVAPAESGLLERWLSEKRGTPVRLTVPQRGKASHLVELAQENARVALEEHLRIGQAGTAASQELQRILGLQRLPLRIEAFDISNIMGDQAVGSRVVWEDNRPKKSAYRKFKIRTIRGANDFGMMKEVLIRWYSWARTREEPLPDLIVIDGGRGQLSAALEAMRIVGMTDRDVIGLAKEKGEKFERVFLPEASGAIALEPASAATHLLQRIRDEAHRFAITYHRKLRGRDLVLSVLDEVEGIGEARKKALLKKFGSLEAIRHSSIEDLLSVPGLTRKRAEAVLKKLNAEVIPRNHEPSDKSR, encoded by the coding sequence ATGGACCTTCAACAAAAACTCACCCATCTGCCGTCTCAGTCCGGCGTCTATCTGCTGAAAGGCCGCGGGGGGACGATTCTTTACATCGGGAAGGCCAAGGTGCTTTCCGATCGCGTCCGATCTTATTTTCAAGAAGGCGCGCAGCTCACACCCCGCATCCGGAGTCTGGTGGATCACGTGGGCGACGTCGAATGCCTTGTCACGGCCACCGAACTCGAGGCGCTCATCCTGGAGAACAACCTGATCAAGAAGCACCGCCCGAAATACAACGTCGTGCTTCGCGACGACAAGAACTACCCTTATCTGCGACTGCCGCTGCAGGACGACTACCCGCGGCTTGAGATCGTCCGACGGGTCAAGCCGGACGGCGCGCTCTATTACGGCCCGTATGTTCCGACGCACGCCCTTCGCGAGACGTTGAGGCTCCTCCGAAGGCTCTTTCCGCTTCCCAACTGCAACATCGTCATCGACGGGACGGCGGAGCGGGCCTGCATCGAGTTCGAGATCAAACGCTGTCTGGCCCCCTGCACCGGTCATCAGAGCCGCGAAGGTTACCGGGAGATGATGGGGCAGGTCCGCCTGTTTCTTGAAGGCAAAGACAACGAGCTTCTCAAAATTTTGAAGAACCGGATGGAGGTCGAAGCGGCCCGGCTTAATTTTGAGGAAGCAGCCCGCCTCCGGGATCAGGTCGCCCATATCGAACGGACGCTCGAACGGCAGCGAATCACCACGACCGACTTGGCCGACCTGGATGTGATCGCGACGGCCCGCGCCGGGGAGACGCTCGATTTTCAGGTGCTGTTTATTCGCGGCGGGATGGTGGTCGGGCGAAAGGATTTTTTCATGACGATTCCCGGCGATGCATCCGAAGAGGATCTCTACGGCACGTTCATTCAGCAATTTTACAATAAGGAGGGTCTGGTCCCCCCGATCGTCGTGGCCGCGGTCGCGCCGGCCGAGTCCGGGCTGCTGGAACGATGGTTGTCGGAGAAACGCGGTACGCCGGTCCGCTTGACCGTGCCGCAGCGAGGGAAGGCGTCGCATCTGGTCGAGCTGGCGCAGGAGAACGCCCGTGTCGCGCTGGAGGAGCATCTGAGGATTGGACAGGCCGGCACGGCGGCCTCTCAGGAACTCCAGCGGATTTTGGGACTTCAAAGGCTTCCCCTGCGGATCGAGGCGTTCGATATCTCCAACATCATGGGCGATCAGGCGGTCGGGTCGCGCGTGGTCTGGGAGGACAACCGGCCTAAAAAATCGGCCTACCGAAAATTCAAGATCCGGACAATTCGGGGCGCAAACGATTTCGGCATGATGAAGGAGGTGCTGATCCGTTGGTATTCCTGGGCGCGGACGCGGGAAGAGCCTTTGCCCGACCTCATCGTGATCGACGGGGGCCGGGGCCAGCTTTCGGCGGCGTTGGAGGCGATGCGGATCGTCGGAATGACCGACCGGGACGTCATCGGGCTGGCCAAGGAGAAAGGGGAGAAGTTCGAGCGGGTTTTCCTTCCGGAAGCCTCCGGGGCGATCGCTCTGGAGCCGGCCTCGGCCGCGACCCATCTCCTTCAGCGTATCCGCGACGAGGCGCACCGCTTCGCGATCACCTACCACCGAAAGCTCCGCGGGCGGGACCTTGTTTTGTCCGTTTTGGATGAGGTCGAAGGGATCGGCGAAGCCCGAAAGAAAGCCCTGCTGAAAAAATTCGGGAGCCTGGAGGCCATCCGGCATTCGTCCATCGAGGACCTGCTGTCCGTTCCGGGCCTGACCCGAAAACGGGCCGAAGCGGTGCTCAAGAAATTAAATGCGGAGGTTATTCCTCGGAACCACGAGCCGTCAGATAAATCCCGCTGA
- a CDS encoding DMT family transporter: MTRRSGMMLMLLAAACIGIQAYFVKRASEFTGAAEIAFLRFLASYLIVQAAIAAGWIEIRLVNRRLVMARGILGGIGNLLYFYAVAATRLSNAMVLLYTYPVFASLYAQWWQGKVLSGRMMFILLASFVGVYLIVDPSFDRLMGGDLLGIASGMMVGGAIVSLKESRKTDSAWTIFHYFNIAGMAISLPLVIGQWTLPPVESLGPLAGVVVFSMLGQIWMTEAYRYTTTAEGSILSTFGAVVGSVMGIWLLSEPATPGFLIGALLVVISGIYLTARGSEE, encoded by the coding sequence ATGACAAGACGTTCCGGAATGATGCTGATGCTTCTCGCCGCGGCCTGTATCGGCATCCAGGCCTACTTCGTCAAACGAGCCTCCGAATTCACCGGCGCGGCCGAGATCGCTTTCTTGCGATTCCTGGCCAGCTATCTCATCGTTCAGGCCGCGATCGCGGCCGGCTGGATCGAGATCCGTCTGGTCAACAGGCGTCTTGTTATGGCCCGCGGCATCCTGGGCGGCATCGGAAACCTGCTCTACTTCTACGCCGTCGCCGCCACGCGTCTGAGCAACGCCATGGTCCTGCTCTACACTTATCCCGTCTTCGCCAGCCTTTATGCCCAATGGTGGCAAGGAAAGGTTCTTTCCGGACGCATGATGTTCATCTTACTGGCCTCCTTCGTCGGCGTTTATCTGATCGTCGACCCCTCGTTCGATCGGCTGATGGGAGGCGATCTGCTGGGGATCGCCTCCGGAATGATGGTGGGCGGTGCGATCGTGTCGTTGAAAGAGTCTCGGAAAACCGACTCGGCCTGGACGATTTTTCATTACTTCAATATTGCCGGGATGGCGATCAGCCTGCCCCTGGTGATCGGCCAATGGACCCTTCCTCCGGTGGAAAGCTTGGGACCGCTCGCCGGGGTCGTCGTCTTTTCGATGCTGGGGCAGATCTGGATGACGGAGGCCTACCGGTATACCACGACGGCCGAGGGAAGCATCCTGTCTACCTTCGGCGCGGTCGTCGGCAGTGTGATGGGAATCTGGCTCCTGTCGGAGCCGGCCACGCCGGGCTTTCTTATCGGCGCGTTGCTTGTCGTGATCAGCGGGATTTATCTGACGGCTCGTGGTTCCGAGGAATAA
- a CDS encoding tetratricopeptide repeat protein: MSRLQASFYVLILTVVVVIPSACGSKASSANPSVLPSPPAVQAQGLPAATTSQAAGAPSPSGRDPLMEQGAKFMAVVMDYKRRLEKDPKDKEALLFLGNANYDINRFVQAKEYYRRYLEIDPTHAGVRTDLATSDYNTRDVDGALRELRTVVAQDPNHEAALYNLGLILWKDKKDNPGAIQAWESLLKAHPNHPNAAEIQKQIDQMKKS, encoded by the coding sequence GTGAGTCGTCTTCAGGCCTCATTTTATGTGTTGATCCTGACGGTTGTGGTCGTGATCCCGTCCGCTTGCGGTTCAAAGGCTTCCTCCGCGAATCCATCCGTCTTACCGTCGCCACCCGCGGTACAGGCTCAGGGACTGCCCGCAGCGACGACGTCGCAAGCGGCGGGGGCGCCTTCTCCATCGGGACGCGATCCCTTGATGGAACAGGGGGCGAAATTTATGGCGGTGGTGATGGATTACAAGCGGCGCCTGGAGAAGGACCCCAAGGACAAAGAGGCCCTGCTCTTCCTGGGCAACGCCAATTACGACATCAACCGCTTCGTCCAGGCGAAGGAATACTATAGGCGTTATCTGGAAATCGATCCGACCCATGCGGGGGTCCGGACCGATCTGGCCACGAGCGACTACAACACCCGGGATGTGGATGGGGCCTTGCGCGAACTGAGGACCGTCGTGGCCCAGGATCCGAACCATGAGGCGGCCCTTTACAACCTCGGCCTGATTCTTTGGAAGGATAAAAAAGACAATCCGGGTGCGATCCAGGCCTGGGAATCGCTCTTGAAGGCCCATCCGAATCATCCGAACGCGGCGGAAATCCAAAAGCAGATCGATCAGATGAAAAAGTCCTAA
- the fsa gene encoding fructose-6-phosphate aldolase — protein sequence MKFFLDTANVKEIQDAAAMGVLDGVTTNPSLVSKEGRPFRTILEEICRIVNGPISAEVVSVDLDGMLKEGRELSKIHKNIVVKLPTILEGLKACKRLTGEGIRVNMTLAFSPSQALLAAKAGATYLSPFIGRLDDVSQSGMEIIRQIKTIYGNYGYKTEILAASIRHPMHVVEAALAGADVATMPFSVIQQLVKHPLTDAGLKKFLSDWERVPR from the coding sequence ATGAAATTTTTTCTGGATACCGCCAACGTCAAGGAAATTCAAGACGCCGCCGCCATGGGGGTTCTGGACGGCGTGACCACAAACCCGTCGCTGGTTTCCAAAGAGGGCCGTCCGTTCCGCACGATTTTGGAGGAAATCTGCCGGATCGTCAACGGACCGATCAGCGCCGAGGTGGTCAGTGTCGATCTGGACGGAATGCTAAAAGAAGGCCGCGAGCTGTCCAAGATCCACAAAAATATCGTGGTTAAACTCCCGACAATCCTGGAGGGTCTGAAGGCCTGTAAACGCTTGACGGGTGAGGGCATCCGCGTCAACATGACCCTGGCTTTCTCGCCCTCGCAGGCGCTGCTCGCGGCCAAGGCCGGGGCGACCTATCTGAGCCCGTTCATAGGACGGCTGGACGACGTCAGTCAATCCGGAATGGAGATCATCCGGCAGATCAAGACGATCTACGGAAACTACGGCTACAAAACCGAGATCCTCGCCGCCAGCATCCGTCACCCGATGCATGTGGTCGAGGCCGCCCTGGCCGGGGCTGACGTCGCCACCATGCCCTTTTCCGTGATCCAGCAGCTGGTCAAACATCCCCTGACGGATGCGGGCTTGAAAAAATTCCTTTCCGACTGGGAACGCGTCCCGCGCTGA